One stretch of Pseudoramibacter sp. DNA includes these proteins:
- the iorA gene encoding indolepyruvate ferredoxin oxidoreductase subunit alpha, with product MKKLFTGNEAAARGAWEAGVKFAAAYPGTPSTEILENLALYKEVQTEWAPNEKVAVESVAGASIAGIRSLACMKHVGLNVAADPMFTFAYLGVNAGSVILTADEPGMFSSQNEQDNRHYARAANLPMFEPSDSQETKDMMVEAFDLSEKYDVPVLFRMTTRVDHSKSIVTCKPRKDVQDKPYEKNIPKYCPMPAFTGKMQEKLYKNLEKTKEFSNHCKWNYIEDNHKSLGIIASGVAFRYAKEVFGDNASYLKVGFSYPLPMDLIREFSQKVDTIYILEENDPIMETEIKAAGISCIGKDKFPRRGELLPERIRIAAFGKSKETIKPNTETIVGRPPALCAGCPHRGFFYELSKLKDTMIFSDIGCYTLGALAPYNATDACICMGASISGGHGVAQAFKIKNEKKHVISVIGDSTFFHSGITSLLDASYNKSSYLTVILDNRITGMTGHQQNPGSGYDLKGNKAPISDIEQICRAINIKNIRTVNPNHLDEMKDALEWGIHCEGPSVIITRWPCALKRLSTEDKEEFPGVFTQKYHVEMDKCIGCKRCIDTGCPALEFSRNQDGKMSITDSCVGCGVCSQVCPVNAIVKG from the coding sequence ATGAAAAAGCTATTTACTGGGAATGAGGCCGCTGCACGAGGTGCTTGGGAAGCAGGGGTAAAATTTGCGGCAGCGTATCCAGGCACACCAAGTACAGAAATATTAGAAAATCTAGCGTTGTACAAAGAAGTGCAAACAGAATGGGCGCCGAATGAAAAAGTAGCGGTTGAATCTGTTGCAGGAGCTTCAATTGCAGGTATTAGAAGTTTAGCTTGCATGAAACATGTTGGATTGAATGTAGCAGCTGATCCGATGTTTACATTTGCTTATCTTGGAGTCAACGCAGGTTCTGTAATATTAACTGCAGATGAACCAGGGATGTTTTCTTCCCAAAATGAACAAGATAATCGTCATTACGCGCGAGCAGCAAATCTTCCGATGTTTGAGCCTTCTGATTCGCAAGAAACAAAAGATATGATGGTTGAGGCATTTGATCTATCTGAAAAATACGATGTCCCAGTGCTTTTTAGAATGACAACAAGGGTTGACCATTCAAAAAGTATTGTTACATGTAAACCTAGAAAGGATGTTCAAGATAAGCCTTACGAAAAAAATATTCCTAAATATTGTCCAATGCCTGCTTTTACAGGAAAAATGCAGGAAAAACTATACAAAAATTTAGAAAAAACAAAAGAATTTTCTAATCATTGCAAATGGAATTATATCGAAGATAATCACAAATCTCTTGGTATTATAGCATCAGGTGTGGCATTTCGATATGCAAAAGAGGTGTTTGGAGACAATGCTTCGTATCTTAAAGTTGGATTCTCTTATCCACTTCCCATGGATTTAATCAGGGAATTTTCTCAAAAAGTAGATACTATTTACATTTTAGAAGAAAATGATCCTATTATGGAAACTGAAATTAAAGCGGCAGGTATTTCTTGCATTGGAAAAGATAAATTTCCAAGAAGAGGAGAGTTATTGCCAGAACGTATTCGCATAGCAGCTTTCGGGAAATCAAAAGAAACGATTAAACCAAATACAGAAACGATTGTTGGTCGTCCGCCTGCACTTTGTGCTGGATGCCCGCACCGAGGATTTTTCTACGAATTGAGCAAACTTAAAGATACCATGATTTTCAGTGATATTGGGTGTTATACATTAGGAGCTCTTGCTCCTTATAATGCAACGGATGCATGTATCTGTATGGGCGCTTCTATTTCCGGAGGACACGGTGTAGCACAAGCTTTTAAAATAAAAAATGAGAAAAAACATGTCATCTCTGTTATTGGAGATTCTACGTTTTTCCATTCAGGTATTACATCATTATTGGATGCTTCTTATAATAAAAGCTCATATTTAACGGTTATTTTAGATAATAGGATTACAGGAATGACAGGTCACCAACAAAATCCAGGAAGCGGATATGATTTAAAAGGTAATAAAGCACCAATTTCTGATATTGAACAAATTTGCCGTGCGATTAATATTAAAAATATTCGTACAGTTAATCCAAATCATTTAGATGAAATGAAGGATGCGCTAGAATGGGGCATTCATTGTGAAGGCCCATCTGTTATCATTACAAGATGGCCATGTGCATTAAAACGATTGTCTACAGAAGATAAAGAAGAATTTCCAGGAGTCTTTACTCAAAAATATCATGTTGAAATGGATAAATGTATTGGATGTAAAAGGTGTATTGATACAGGTTGTCCTGCTTTGGAATTTTCGCGCAATCAAGATGGGAAAATGAGTATTACGGATAGTTGTGTTGGTTGTGGTGTTTGCAGTCAAGTGTGTCCGGTAAATGCAATTGTAAAGGGATAA
- a CDS encoding indolepyruvate oxidoreductase subunit beta: protein METKNILLVGVGGQGTITAAKLLTCGLMASGYDVKMSEIHGMSQRGGSVSSQVRYGTDVQSPVIEAGTADIIVAFEKMEAMRYLNYLKQDGKVIVNDKEIWPMPVIIGKAEYHPDIIGELKKLADVTVIDASKLAIDLGNEKVTNVILLGAIIKAMGLDHIDWDQIIQDNVKEKFVELNQVAIRKGMDLV, encoded by the coding sequence ATGGAAACAAAAAATATTCTGTTAGTAGGGGTCGGCGGACAGGGAACGATAACCGCTGCAAAATTATTAACTTGTGGATTGATGGCATCGGGATATGATGTTAAAATGAGCGAGATTCATGGTATGAGTCAAAGAGGTGGCTCTGTTAGTTCCCAAGTAAGATATGGAACTGATGTGCAATCACCTGTTATTGAAGCGGGGACTGCTGACATTATTGTCGCTTTTGAAAAAATGGAAGCTATGCGTTATCTTAACTATCTTAAACAAGATGGAAAAGTTATTGTTAACGATAAGGAAATTTGGCCAATGCCAGTTATTATTGGAAAGGCTGAATATCATCCGGATATTATCGGAGAATTAAAAAAATTAGCAGATGTCACTGTAATAGATGCTTCTAAATTGGCAATTGATCTTGGTAATGAAAAAGTTACAAATGTTATTTTATTAGGAGCTATTATCAAAGCTATGGGGTTGGACCATATTGACTGGGATCAAATCATTCAAGATAATGTTAAAGAAAAGTTTGTTGAATTGAATCAAGTGGCCATCAGGAAGGGAATGGATTTGGTTTAA
- a CDS encoding cysteine-rich small domain-containing protein, giving the protein MKNKNYKFFQHEKCEFFPCHKINKDQIQDFNCLFCYCPLYALGEKCGGNFYWSEQGIKVCTNCTFPHKRENYDQVIKKLKDLIRQISQ; this is encoded by the coding sequence TTGAAAAATAAAAATTATAAATTTTTTCAGCATGAGAAGTGTGAATTTTTTCCTTGTCATAAGATAAATAAAGATCAAATTCAAGATTTTAATTGCTTGTTTTGTTATTGTCCGCTTTATGCTTTGGGGGAAAAGTGTGGTGGCAATTTTTATTGGTCTGAACAGGGAATAAAAGTTTGTACAAATTGCACATTTCCGCATAAAAGAGAAAATTACGATCAAGTCATAAAGAAATTAAAAGATCTTATTCGTCAGATAAGCCAATGA
- the plsY gene encoding glycerol-3-phosphate 1-O-acyltransferase PlsY has protein sequence MMSVGILLLIGCYFIGNLDFAYIVVKKVKNDDIRNYGSGNAGTTNVLRTLGLKYAGIVLLLDALKGTLCIGIAKYLSLKFGLNPMWVAGAGIAVLCGHNWPILLKFRGGKGTATSIGLFLLYDWRIALICIAIALVILAIFKMVSLASITGMTILPFVTLLFFGVSNLPALVLTIFMALSTDIQHRSNIKRIISGTESKIGQHIEMKK, from the coding sequence ATGATGAGCGTGGGGATATTACTACTGATAGGGTGTTATTTTATAGGGAACCTAGATTTTGCCTATATTGTCGTAAAAAAGGTTAAAAATGATGATATCCGGAATTACGGGAGCGGCAATGCTGGAACAACTAACGTATTAAGGACATTAGGCCTTAAATATGCAGGAATTGTTCTTTTGTTAGATGCCCTTAAAGGTACTTTGTGTATAGGAATTGCTAAGTATTTGTCCTTAAAATTTGGACTCAATCCAATGTGGGTTGCAGGCGCTGGAATAGCTGTATTGTGTGGCCATAATTGGCCAATTCTTTTAAAATTTAGGGGCGGTAAAGGTACAGCAACATCAATCGGATTGTTTTTACTGTACGATTGGCGGATCGCATTGATTTGTATTGCGATTGCACTTGTGATTTTGGCTATTTTTAAAATGGTTTCTCTCGCATCGATTACTGGGATGACGATTTTGCCGTTTGTCACACTTTTGTTTTTTGGTGTATCTAATCTTCCAGCATTGGTATTAACAATATTCATGGCATTATCTACAGATATTCAGCATCGCAGCAACATTAAAAGAATTATTTCCGGTACGGAAAGTAAAATTGGACAACATATTGAAATGAAAAAATAG
- a CDS encoding YwaF family protein — MNNKYFYNHYFKPQHVKPKNMVFSKEHIILSSIIVGFIVILIIILKNKKDLKFNKKILRVLGIVLLSLEIFRISWKTYFFGWHLTNLGFDWCNQICMILPFIAIIQNEKLYPYVDVAAFIGGFFVLIYPVWVFYDFGGIHVVAVQSMLSHGLMVAIPLVMPLASEGNYMRSVKDFWKRIIGIDVVLLLAYIFSIVLNKNYIVMENANGIPIIDHIQNPYYWILVLPLIMVGLYKFTTWLNFCDRKNLSNGKNYFEKN; from the coding sequence ATGAATAATAAATATTTTTACAACCATTATTTTAAACCACAACATGTCAAACCCAAAAATATGGTTTTTTCAAAAGAACATATTATTCTTTCATCAATAATTGTAGGTTTTATTGTTATATTAATAATTATATTAAAAAACAAAAAAGATCTTAAATTTAATAAAAAGATATTACGAGTGTTGGGAATTGTATTATTATCACTTGAAATTTTTAGAATATCTTGGAAAACTTATTTCTTTGGGTGGCATTTAACTAATTTGGGATTTGATTGGTGCAATCAAATTTGTATGATCCTGCCGTTTATTGCTATCATTCAAAATGAAAAGTTATATCCGTATGTCGATGTGGCAGCTTTTATTGGTGGGTTCTTTGTTCTGATTTACCCAGTTTGGGTATTTTATGATTTTGGAGGAATTCATGTCGTCGCAGTTCAAAGTATGCTTTCCCATGGATTAATGGTGGCAATTCCTTTGGTGATGCCGCTGGCTTCAGAAGGAAATTATATGAGATCTGTTAAAGATTTTTGGAAAAGAATTATTGGAATAGACGTCGTTTTATTGTTAGCTTATATCTTTTCTATTGTACTAAATAAAAATTATATTGTAATGGAAAATGCCAATGGTATTCCAATAATTGATCATATTCAAAATCCTTATTACTGGATATTGGTTCTACCGCTTATTATGGTTGGACTTTATAAGTTTACTACATGGCTTAATTTTTGTGATAGGAAGAATCTATCAAATGGGAAAAATTATTTTGAAAAGAATTGA
- a CDS encoding DNA-deoxyinosine glycosylase yields MGKIILKRIEHELEPFYQKDSKILILGTFPSPKSRESKFYYGHPQNRFWKVLSAVFNDVIPETISEKKNFLIKWKIALWDVIASCHIQGASDASIRDVIYNDLHFIINNASIELIVTTGKKADSLFMKRWGQDKSIQKITYLNLPSTSSANASMSLKQLIQSYNQITNCIN; encoded by the coding sequence ATGGGAAAAATTATTTTGAAAAGAATTGAACATGAATTAGAGCCTTTTTATCAAAAAGATTCAAAAATATTAATTTTGGGAACTTTTCCATCGCCTAAATCAAGAGAAAGTAAATTCTATTATGGACACCCCCAAAACAGATTTTGGAAGGTGTTATCTGCAGTTTTTAATGATGTTATTCCAGAGACAATATCAGAGAAAAAAAACTTTTTAATAAAATGGAAAATTGCACTATGGGATGTAATAGCAAGTTGCCATATTCAAGGCGCTTCAGATGCGTCTATACGAGATGTAATATATAATGATTTGCATTTTATTATCAACAATGCTTCTATTGAATTAATTGTTACAACTGGAAAGAAAGCAGATTCACTCTTTATGAAACGATGGGGCCAAGATAAGAGCATTCAAAAAATTACATATTTGAATTTACCATCTACAAGTTCTGCTAATGCTTCGATGAGCTTAAAGCAGTTGATTCAATCATATAATCAAATAACCAATTGTATTAATTAA
- a CDS encoding ATP-dependent helicase: MNQNIIQGLNQQQKEAVMSTEGPLLILAGAGSGKTKTIIHRIAYIINQKLAYPSQILAITFTNKAAEEMRNRISSMNIKDSRYIWMYTFHAMCARILRTYAEFLGYQKNFVIYDTDDQKRLYKQVMKTLNFSDKFFPFASIIGEISLAKENTMLPKQYEKEVAGDFRKEKIAQFYKLYQKELKNNNAMDFDDLILNTIILFKSNPQILQNYQNKFKYILVDEYQDTNHNQYELVHMLSGDRQNICVCGDDDQSIYGWRGADIHNILNFEKDYPGAKIIKLEKNYRSTPSILNVANHVISNNKERKEKNLWTDNPDDPNKILLRSFESGSEEAEYISNKIQELIAEDHYKYNDIAILYRTNAQSRLFEESLMRNKISYQLIGGTNFYSRQEIKDIVAYLHILYNPQDNLDAMRIINVPRRGIGNMTVQKLQDFADFKGYSFMDSVFHCDENPELSSNAKGKVKKFSSLMDYLMTLSENVGVSELIQEVVDKSGYIEMLKIGKTQNAEARIENIRELISSAVEFENNSDDTSLRAYLETISLTSDTDKYDENNGKVLLMTLHNAKGLEFPVVFMPGMEDGIFPHIRSFDNESQMEEERRICYVGITRAQRRLFLTYAKSRTIYGRTQPELPSRFLKELPKESIDCDEPVYIPKHSLHVGKKNEYRAFTKSLQYNKPHSVQAVAQSSTAFHPADKVKHKKFGIGTIIEVQKNQISVAFPGIGIKKLSPSYVQLVSE; this comes from the coding sequence ATGAATCAAAATATCATTCAAGGATTAAATCAACAACAAAAAGAAGCCGTTATGTCAACGGAGGGGCCACTGTTAATATTAGCAGGCGCTGGCTCTGGAAAGACAAAAACCATTATTCATAGGATTGCTTATATTATCAATCAGAAATTAGCTTATCCTTCCCAAATTTTGGCGATTACTTTTACAAACAAAGCAGCCGAAGAAATGAGAAATAGAATTTCTTCTATGAATATTAAAGATTCCCGGTATATTTGGATGTACACATTTCATGCTATGTGTGCACGAATTTTACGTACCTATGCAGAATTCTTAGGATATCAAAAAAATTTTGTTATTTATGATACAGATGACCAAAAGCGGCTTTATAAGCAGGTCATGAAAACACTAAATTTTTCTGATAAGTTTTTCCCTTTTGCCAGTATTATTGGAGAGATTTCTTTGGCCAAAGAAAATACAATGCTGCCAAAACAATATGAAAAAGAAGTCGCTGGCGATTTTCGAAAAGAAAAAATTGCTCAATTTTATAAACTCTATCAGAAAGAATTGAAAAATAATAATGCTATGGATTTTGATGACTTGATTCTCAACACAATCATCTTATTTAAATCAAATCCGCAAATTTTACAAAACTATCAAAATAAATTTAAGTATATTTTAGTAGATGAATATCAAGATACAAATCACAATCAATATGAACTTGTTCATATGCTTTCCGGAGATCGTCAGAACATCTGCGTGTGTGGCGATGATGACCAAAGTATTTATGGTTGGAGAGGAGCTGATATTCATAACATATTAAACTTTGAGAAAGATTATCCAGGCGCAAAAATAATAAAACTTGAAAAAAATTATCGTTCAACGCCATCGATATTAAATGTTGCAAATCATGTTATCTCTAATAATAAAGAGAGAAAAGAAAAGAATTTATGGACAGATAATCCAGATGATCCTAATAAAATATTGCTGCGATCTTTTGAATCGGGAAGCGAAGAGGCTGAATACATTTCAAATAAAATACAAGAATTAATAGCAGAAGATCATTATAAATATAATGATATTGCTATCCTGTATCGTACCAATGCTCAATCTCGATTGTTTGAAGAATCTTTGATGAGAAATAAAATTTCTTATCAACTTATTGGCGGGACAAATTTTTATTCAAGACAAGAAATAAAAGATATTGTTGCCTATTTACACATTTTATATAATCCTCAGGATAATTTAGATGCGATGAGAATCATTAACGTTCCTAGACGAGGGATTGGAAATATGACCGTTCAAAAATTACAGGATTTTGCTGATTTTAAAGGATACAGCTTTATGGATTCTGTTTTTCATTGCGATGAAAATCCTGAATTGTCATCAAATGCAAAAGGAAAAGTTAAAAAATTTTCAAGCCTGATGGATTATTTAATGACTCTATCTGAAAATGTTGGAGTATCTGAGTTAATCCAGGAAGTTGTGGATAAAAGTGGCTACATTGAGATGTTAAAGATTGGGAAAACTCAAAATGCAGAGGCTAGAATCGAAAATATTCGTGAGTTGATTTCAAGTGCTGTAGAATTTGAAAATAATTCGGATGACACATCACTTCGCGCATATCTAGAAACAATTTCTTTAACAAGTGATACTGATAAATATGATGAAAATAATGGAAAAGTATTATTGATGACATTGCATAATGCCAAAGGATTGGAATTCCCAGTTGTTTTCATGCCTGGAATGGAAGATGGAATATTTCCTCATATTCGTTCTTTTGATAATGAATCTCAAATGGAAGAGGAAAGGCGAATCTGCTATGTTGGAATTACGAGGGCCCAGAGAAGATTATTTTTGACTTATGCTAAATCGCGGACAATCTATGGGAGAACTCAGCCCGAATTGCCTTCACGTTTTCTAAAAGAATTGCCAAAAGAAAGTATTGATTGTGATGAGCCTGTTTATATACCTAAACATTCACTCCATGTTGGAAAAAAGAATGAATACCGAGCTTTTACGAAGAGCCTTCAATATAACAAGCCTCATTCTGTTCAAGCGGTTGCCCAATCTTCCACAGCTTTTCATCCAGCCGATAAAGTAAAACACAAAAAATTTGGCATTGGCACTATTATTGAAGTTCAAAAGAATCAAATTTCCGTTGCTTTCCCTGGTATTGGGATAAAAAAGCTTTCACCTTCTTATGTACAATTAGTAAGTGAGTAA
- the ligA gene encoding NAD-dependent DNA ligase LigA: MKSEEKDKKAYIEKLVKTLNDASAAYYNGEEEKMSNYEWDKLFDQLNDLEKETGYVLKNSPTQSVGARETTEEEKITHEFPALSLAKTKQISDLIAWSENKDIWLSWKLDGLTLVATYDNGKLSTLATRGNGIIGTNITPIAAAIHGLPLLINYSGHLVVRGEAIITYDDFENFCLSSNDDYANPRNLASGSLSLKDIREIKKRNIQWFPFTLVYIDEHIVSWGDRMQFLRDQGFHPVESEKLHPDQIQQGVENWSKRVTDGEINFPVDGLVIAFDDTDYAQGGTVTGHHAQRAGLAFKWEDESKPTQLIKIEWSCAASTITPIAVFNPVQLEGTIVKRATLHNISECERLGIGGEGTQLKVIKANKIIPKIIFAKPKNDFIIPTECPVCHQPTKIEISSSGAKTLHCTNIHCPAKSLKKYERFVSRYGMDINGFSLQSLNKFINKGFIKNFADIFLLKNYKKEIINLDGFGEKSTDNLLQAIENSRKVKAENLLYALCIPMIGVDAARRIIETIGFEQFVDYAKNGKAFSQINGIGDKMSDSILQWFEKNSNEFDSLLTQLTITNATKKNEKEHTTYCDHLTFVITGSLSHYKNRDSLKSYIISQNGHVTNSISNKTDYLINNNIESKSSKNRKAKELKIPIITEQEFIQKFSDQ; the protein is encoded by the coding sequence ATGAAATCTGAAGAAAAAGATAAAAAAGCATATATCGAAAAATTAGTCAAAACATTAAATGATGCTTCAGCTGCTTATTATAATGGCGAAGAAGAAAAGATGTCCAATTATGAATGGGACAAACTTTTTGATCAACTTAATGATTTGGAGAAAGAAACTGGGTATGTATTAAAAAACAGTCCAACTCAATCTGTTGGTGCTCGTGAAACTACTGAAGAAGAAAAAATCACTCATGAATTTCCAGCATTATCATTAGCCAAAACAAAGCAAATATCTGATTTAATAGCTTGGTCTGAAAATAAGGATATTTGGTTATCATGGAAGTTAGATGGATTAACGCTCGTTGCAACATATGATAATGGAAAATTATCTACTTTGGCAACAAGAGGAAATGGAATAATCGGAACAAATATCACGCCAATTGCAGCGGCTATACATGGTCTTCCTCTTTTGATCAATTATTCCGGTCACCTTGTTGTGCGTGGAGAAGCAATCATTACATATGATGATTTTGAGAACTTTTGTCTTTCTTCTAATGATGATTATGCAAATCCGAGGAATCTTGCTTCTGGATCATTAAGTTTAAAGGATATTAGAGAGATCAAAAAAAGAAATATCCAATGGTTTCCATTTACGTTAGTTTATATTGATGAACATATTGTATCTTGGGGCGATAGGATGCAATTTCTAAGAGATCAAGGTTTTCACCCAGTGGAATCAGAAAAATTACATCCTGATCAAATTCAACAGGGTGTTGAAAACTGGAGTAAAAGAGTTACTGATGGTGAAATAAATTTTCCAGTTGATGGGCTTGTTATCGCATTTGATGATACTGATTATGCTCAAGGTGGAACTGTAACAGGTCATCATGCACAACGTGCAGGGCTTGCATTTAAATGGGAAGATGAATCAAAGCCAACACAATTGATAAAAATTGAGTGGTCTTGTGCTGCTTCAACAATCACCCCGATTGCAGTATTTAATCCTGTTCAATTAGAAGGAACTATCGTTAAAAGAGCAACATTACATAATATTAGCGAGTGTGAACGTTTGGGGATTGGCGGTGAAGGGACTCAACTTAAAGTTATAAAAGCAAATAAAATCATTCCGAAAATTATTTTTGCAAAGCCCAAAAATGATTTTATTATTCCGACCGAATGCCCTGTTTGTCATCAGCCAACAAAAATAGAAATATCTTCATCTGGCGCAAAAACGCTCCATTGTACTAATATACATTGTCCGGCAAAATCACTCAAAAAATATGAACGCTTTGTAAGCCGGTATGGAATGGATATTAATGGCTTTTCTCTTCAATCGTTAAATAAATTTATTAATAAAGGATTCATTAAAAATTTTGCCGATATCTTTTTATTAAAAAATTATAAAAAAGAGATTATCAATTTAGATGGATTTGGCGAAAAATCAACTGATAATTTGCTGCAAGCCATCGAAAATAGTCGAAAAGTTAAAGCTGAAAATTTATTATATGCACTTTGCATTCCTATGATAGGTGTTGACGCAGCGAGAAGAATTATTGAAACGATTGGATTTGAGCAATTTGTTGATTATGCAAAAAATGGAAAAGCTTTTTCTCAAATAAATGGAATTGGCGATAAAATGTCAGATTCTATTTTGCAATGGTTTGAAAAAAATTCAAATGAATTTGATTCTTTATTAACACAATTAACGATAACCAATGCAACTAAAAAGAATGAAAAAGAGCACACAACTTACTGTGATCATTTAACTTTTGTTATTACGGGATCTTTATCTCATTATAAGAATCGAGATTCATTAAAATCTTATATTATAAGTCAAAATGGCCACGTTACCAATAGTATTTCAAATAAAACAGATTATTTAATTAATAATAATATTGAGAGTAAAAGTTCAAAAAATAGAAAAGCAAAAGAATTGAAAATTCCAATTATTACAGAGCAAGAATTTATTCAAAAGTTTTCAGATCAGTAA
- the gatC gene encoding Asp-tRNA(Asn)/Glu-tRNA(Gln) amidotransferase subunit GatC: MSISNEEVTYVSKLARLRFNEEETKKMAKELGAVLEYVATLNEVNTEGVQPTEHILQVSNVFREDVIGTPLSNQVALSNAPDQENGCFKVPRVLD; the protein is encoded by the coding sequence ATGAGTATCTCAAACGAAGAAGTAACATATGTTTCGAAATTAGCAAGGCTTCGTTTTAACGAAGAAGAAACAAAAAAAATGGCTAAAGAATTAGGAGCTGTACTAGAATATGTTGCAACCCTAAATGAAGTTAACACGGAAGGTGTACAACCAACTGAACATATTCTACAGGTTAGCAATGTATTCAGAGAAGACGTAATTGGAACGCCATTAAGTAATCAGGTCGCCCTTTCAAACGCACCGGATCAAGAAAATGGATGTTTTAAAGTGCCTCGAGTGCTAGATTAA
- the gatA gene encoding Asp-tRNA(Asn)/Glu-tRNA(Gln) amidotransferase subunit GatA, with product MNINRLTIHETKEALNDGKISTEELVNSYIDHIKKTDPKVDAFLLNCWGQAKDKAKKIDQDNQLDTNPLSGIPYAMKDNICTKDITTTAASKMLYNFIPPYSADVYDRLNDVNSIMLGKVNMDEFAMGSSTENSAFKITKNPWDLSRVPGGSSGGSAVAVASDMAAFALGTDTGGSIRQPASLCGVVGLKPTYGLVSRYGLIAFASSLDQIGTFTKDVEDAAIVLNAIAGHDPKDSTSLNLPKKDYFSQLKKGAKEFTIGILKNYKNEGVQEEVQTAMDDAIAAYKSMGAKIVEVDFRYFKQALAAYYIIACAEASSNLARYDGVRYGFRAKDYTDYIDMYYKTRSEGFGSEVKRRIMLGTYALSSGYYDAYYKKAMQVRTVIIDEYKKIFDQCDVLLTPTSATTAFKIGEKMNDPLQMYMSDTFTVPINIAGIPAISIPAELDRKGLPIGLQIVGPVLGEEKILQAAWALENYFDFRKNQPNL from the coding sequence ATGAACATTAATAGATTAACAATACATGAAACAAAAGAAGCTCTAAACGATGGAAAGATTTCTACTGAAGAATTAGTCAATTCATATATAGACCATATTAAAAAGACTGATCCTAAAGTAGATGCTTTTTTATTAAATTGCTGGGGTCAGGCTAAAGATAAGGCTAAAAAAATAGATCAGGACAATCAATTAGATACAAACCCATTATCTGGCATTCCATATGCTATGAAAGATAATATTTGTACAAAAGATATAACAACAACAGCTGCATCTAAAATGCTTTATAATTTTATTCCACCTTATAGTGCCGATGTCTACGACCGATTAAACGATGTCAATAGCATCATGCTCGGTAAAGTAAATATGGATGAATTCGCCATGGGATCCTCCACAGAAAATTCCGCTTTTAAAATTACGAAAAATCCATGGGATTTGTCCAGAGTTCCAGGAGGTTCTTCGGGGGGATCTGCTGTAGCAGTCGCATCAGATATGGCAGCATTTGCCTTGGGAACAGATACCGGAGGATCAATTAGACAGCCAGCTTCTTTATGCGGCGTAGTTGGATTGAAGCCAACTTACGGATTGGTTTCTCGTTATGGATTGATTGCATTTGCTTCTTCTCTGGACCAAATTGGAACCTTTACCAAAGATGTAGAAGACGCAGCTATTGTTCTTAATGCTATCGCAGGACATGATCCAAAAGATTCCACTTCTTTAAATTTACCCAAAAAAGATTATTTTAGTCAATTAAAAAAAGGTGCCAAGGAATTTACAATTGGCATATTAAAAAATTATAAGAATGAAGGCGTACAGGAAGAAGTACAAACTGCAATGGACGATGCTATTGCAGCCTACAAATCCATGGGAGCCAAAATAGTCGAAGTTGATTTCAGATATTTCAAACAAGCTCTAGCTGCATATTATATTATTGCTTGTGCTGAAGCAAGTTCCAATCTTGCAAGATATGATGGTGTAAGATACGGTTTTAGAGCTAAAGATTATACAGACTACATTGACATGTATTATAAAACGCGTTCAGAAGGATTTGGTTCAGAAGTAAAACGTCGAATCATGTTGGGAACTTATGCGTTAAGTTCTGGATATTATGACGCATATTATAAAAAAGCCATGCAGGTTCGAACTGTTATTATTGATGAATACAAAAAAATATTTGATCAGTGCGATGTATTGTTAACACCAACTTCAGCGACAACTGCCTTTAAAATTGGAGAAAAAATGAACGATCCTTTGCAGATGTATATGTCAGATACTTTTACAGTACCGATTAACATTGCAGGTATTCCTGCTATCTCTATTCCTGCAGAACTTGATCGCAAGGGATTGCCTATTGGTTTGCAAATTGTTGGGCCAGTATTAGGAGAAGAAAAAATACTTCAAGCTGCTTGGGCATTGGAAAATTATTTTGATTTTAGAAAAAATCAACCGAATTTATAA